A section of the Deltaproteobacteria bacterium genome encodes:
- a CDS encoding type II toxin-antitoxin system Phd/YefM family antitoxin, with protein MGVKFSEDVVPISDLKINPGKVVRRVSEKHRPLLLTARGRGVAVVQSLADFEVRQEEQAFMKAVVQGMMDLEAGRELSLADVRKRLGLS; from the coding sequence ATGGGCGTAAAGTTCTCCGAGGACGTGGTTCCGATCAGCGATCTCAAGATCAACCCCGGGAAGGTGGTCCGGCGGGTATCGGAGAAGCATCGCCCTCTCCTGTTGACCGCACGTGGGCGTGGGGTCGCGGTCGTTCAGTCTCTCGCCGACTTCGAGGTCCGACAGGAAGAGCAGGCATTCATGAAGGCTGTTGTACAAGGGATGATGGACCTTGAGGCCGGCCGGGAATTGTCACTGGCCGATGTACGGAAGCGACTGGGACTGTCTTGA
- a CDS encoding NERD domain-containing protein, which produces MSDFPNAKGAVTHPKAGLGARKMTYSHLAIGLFFLFLSIGGIYRYMGSNQAIASLGLTVMAIVSVKIYHWAEAMGDKADKFTDRAITWKQGAAVEESVGGLLEALPKNYFVMNDFVTKKGTIDYIVVGPKGILTIETKSHKGVVTNNGEKLLSDGHPFENEFVKRAWAQSYFVQDLLAEKGVCALRPQPVIVFTDADVQVKERVGRVQIIGIKDLHAFLEGLPVWMSERLSKGIIDCLWSTQK; this is translated from the coding sequence ATGTCTGACTTTCCCAACGCGAAGGGAGCTGTGACGCATCCGAAGGCCGGGCTTGGCGCCCGGAAGATGACGTATTCACATTTAGCGATCGGGTTATTCTTCCTCTTCCTCTCCATCGGAGGGATCTACCGGTACATGGGGAGCAACCAGGCAATCGCATCGCTCGGTCTCACCGTCATGGCGATCGTTAGTGTGAAAATTTACCATTGGGCGGAAGCAATGGGTGATAAGGCTGATAAGTTTACAGATCGTGCGATTACTTGGAAACAAGGGGCGGCAGTGGAAGAGAGCGTCGGTGGTTTGTTGGAAGCGCTGCCGAAAAATTATTTTGTGATGAACGATTTCGTGACGAAAAAGGGAACCATAGATTACATCGTGGTCGGGCCAAAGGGGATTCTGACGATCGAGACGAAAAGCCATAAAGGCGTTGTGACGAATAATGGGGAGAAGTTATTGTCGGATGGACATCCCTTTGAGAATGAATTTGTCAAACGAGCCTGGGCACAGAGCTACTTTGTCCAGGATCTACTCGCGGAAAAAGGGGTCTGTGCTCTGAGACCTCAACCGGTGATTGTGTTCACGGACGCCGATGTGCAGGTTAAAGAAAGGGTTGGAAGGGTACAAATTATCGGCATTAAGGATCTTCATGCATTCCTGGAAGGGTTGCCCGTCTGGATGAGTGAAAGACTTTCGAAGGGCATAATCGACTGCCTATGGTCAACTCAAAAATAG
- a CDS encoding type II toxin-antitoxin system RelE/ParE family toxin — protein MKRTAGPVVISFSGSAVADLEEIRRHYRELSAPEAAERFLQEIFRNIEKLGRFPLAGRVVPEFGVEFLREVIVSPFRVVYRVDPVRVRVIRVWRSERLLEVPEE, from the coding sequence TTGAAGCGCACCGCCGGGCCGGTGGTCATTTCATTCTCCGGCTCCGCCGTCGCCGATCTGGAAGAGATCCGGCGTCATTACCGCGAACTTTCCGCTCCTGAGGCTGCGGAACGGTTCCTTCAAGAGATCTTCAGGAACATCGAGAAACTGGGGCGCTTCCCTCTGGCGGGGCGCGTTGTCCCCGAATTTGGCGTCGAGTTCCTACGGGAAGTCATCGTGTCGCCGTTTCGAGTGGTCTACCGTGTCGATCCGGTCCGAGTCAGGGTCATCCGCGTGTGGCGGAGCGAGCGGTTGCTCGAGGTCCCGGAAGAGTAA
- a CDS encoding AI-2E family transporter, whose amino-acid sequence MALVLVVASLWLLIQLWPVLLVVVVALLVAGTLSPAIRWLEEKRVGRGFGIAIVFTVFFILALLVVVLTIPTLVSQAAALLKNEPALRARLADHLAGSPVSAPLATWLRGLKADALTHAISATAFAFSIRVFDVVAYGLSALFLGLYIIIDRDRLRGWLFALVPRSHHIRLSRIMINLETIVGAYIRGQMVTCLLMALFVFGLLKVCGVENALALAAFAGLADVLPYIGPLLSVGPAVLAALSRGPVVTIVVLVLMLAYEEFESRVLVPRIYGRALRLPSSVVLFALLAGGTLMGILGALLALPVAAAVMMLIEELRVGLPGEQEQLVDTLLREADDRGEEEYERRTAGVGAEQAAAIATEISRDRREEENHPPEAAGTTIENGNANGDERSTTPADNKEGNQ is encoded by the coding sequence CGCCGGCACGTTGAGCCCTGCCATCCGCTGGCTCGAAGAGAAGCGCGTGGGGCGCGGGTTCGGAATCGCGATCGTCTTCACGGTCTTCTTCATCCTCGCGCTTCTCGTCGTCGTCCTCACGATCCCGACGCTGGTGTCGCAGGCGGCGGCGCTTCTCAAGAACGAGCCCGCGCTGCGCGCGCGACTCGCGGACCATCTCGCCGGCTCTCCTGTGAGCGCCCCTCTCGCGACTTGGCTTCGCGGCCTCAAGGCCGACGCGCTGACGCACGCCATCAGCGCGACGGCGTTCGCCTTCTCCATACGCGTCTTCGACGTGGTCGCGTACGGGTTGAGCGCTCTCTTCCTCGGGCTCTACATCATCATCGACCGCGATCGGCTCCGAGGGTGGCTCTTCGCCCTCGTCCCCCGCTCGCACCACATCCGCCTCTCTCGCATCATGATCAACCTCGAGACGATCGTCGGCGCGTACATCCGTGGACAGATGGTCACGTGCCTGCTGATGGCACTCTTCGTGTTCGGGCTTCTGAAGGTGTGCGGCGTGGAGAACGCTCTGGCGCTCGCGGCGTTCGCCGGCCTCGCGGACGTGCTGCCCTACATCGGGCCTCTCCTCTCGGTGGGACCGGCGGTCCTCGCGGCACTGTCGCGTGGGCCCGTCGTTACCATCGTCGTTCTCGTCCTCATGCTCGCGTACGAGGAGTTCGAAAGCCGTGTGCTCGTTCCCCGGATCTATGGCAGGGCGCTGCGCCTTCCCTCGTCCGTCGTCCTGTTCGCGCTCCTGGCGGGCGGAACGCTGATGGGGATCCTCGGCGCGCTCCTCGCCCTGCCCGTCGCGGCCGCGGTGATGATGCTCATAGAGGAGCTGCGAGTGGGTCTGCCCGGTGAGCAGGAGCAGCTCGTAGACACGCTCCTGCGCGAAGCCGACGACCGCGGCGAGGAAGAGTACGAACGCAGGACGGCAGGTGTGGGCGCGGAGCAGGCCGCCGCCATCGCCACCGAGATCTCGCGAGACCGGCGGGAGGAAGAGAACCATCCGCCGGAGGCGGCCGGGACGACCATCGAGAACGGGAACGCCAACGGAGATGAGAGGTCGACGACCCCCGCCGATAATAAAGAAGGCAACCAATGA
- a CDS encoding AIR synthase related protein produces MSGRKAKCRSPACRNPRKTDPVTFVAEDIETYTIFVNSNDIAAMGGRPLWFLATVLLPEGLLSR; encoded by the coding sequence ATTTCGGGAAGGAAAGCCAAGTGTCGTAGTCCCGCCTGTCGAAATCCTCGAAAGACTGATCCGGTTACATTCGTCGCCGAGGACATCGAAACCTATACGATCTTCGTCAACTCGAACGACATTGCGGCGATGGGAGGCAGGCCGCTGTGGTTTCTTGCCACCGTTCTCCTCCCCGAAGGTCTACTTTCCCGTTAA
- a CDS encoding transcriptional regulator — translation MVKTSYRNALAGKAQGTRLSFESPALLIKVLAGRRWDLLQVMAGAGPMTIREAARRMKRDVKGVHTDVHTLFAAGLLRKTDDNRILFPYDAIHVDFTLRAA, via the coding sequence TTGGTAAAGACATCTTACCGGAACGCCCTCGCAGGCAAGGCGCAGGGAACGCGTCTCAGTTTCGAGTCGCCGGCGCTGCTGATCAAGGTGCTGGCCGGACGACGCTGGGATCTGCTCCAGGTGATGGCCGGCGCCGGGCCGATGACGATCCGGGAGGCGGCACGGCGCATGAAGCGTGATGTCAAGGGCGTTCACACCGATGTCCACACGCTGTTTGCGGCCGGGCTGTTGCGAAAAACCGATGACAACCGGATTCTCTTCCCCTACGACGCAATCCACGTGGATTTCACGCTGCGGGCGGCGTGA
- a CDS encoding nitroreductase family protein, whose protein sequence is MDALEAIRTRRSVRKYLNRPVEPEKLQEIVHHGRWKG, encoded by the coding sequence ATGGATGCTCTCGAAGCGATCAGGACCAGAAGAAGCGTACGTAAATATCTGAACAGGCCCGTGGAACCGGAAAAGCTCCAGGAGATCGTACACCACGGGAGGTGGAAAGGTTAG
- a CDS encoding DUF2779 domain-containing protein: MVRAAYLSKSLYTRGLQCHKSLYLHKYQPELRGEPSSELEARWKSGHEVGDFAHMLFPGGGIVPFDGLTKDEQLAKTREEIDRGTKAIYEATFSYNDVFVKADIIVRNRGYWDLYEVKSSTSVKEHYWDDVAVQYYVLSGCGLPINKAYLVHINNSYVRDGDIVPEELFVLQDITGIVKEKQASIPDTLAEMRAMLRGKMPEIDIGPHCSDPYDCDFMDFCWQHVPEDSVFSLRGRGIDQWELYRQGVIKLEDVPLDSLNLMQRMQAEYFLDRKSHADPAKIREFLKKVWYPVCFLDFETFGSGIPLFDGTRPYQQVPFQYSLHRIDAEGGGLRHFEYLAQPGVDPRKEIAEKLVGEIPFGACVIAYSMGFEKRVLRELGESLPTLRKRLNAFTEGMIDLMEPFKRRDIYHWRMNGSYSLKSVLPVLVPEMTYEDLEISDGAMASEAYFGMETIADPAELSRLRAALLQYCKQDTLGLVRLLEKMRAMEAADAKG; encoded by the coding sequence TTGGTAAGAGCCGCCTACCTGAGCAAGTCGCTCTACACCCGTGGGCTCCAGTGCCACAAATCCCTGTATCTCCATAAATATCAGCCGGAACTCCGGGGCGAACCGTCATCGGAGCTCGAGGCGCGGTGGAAAAGCGGGCACGAGGTCGGCGATTTCGCCCACATGTTGTTCCCCGGGGGCGGGATCGTACCCTTCGACGGGCTGACCAAGGACGAGCAGCTGGCGAAGACCCGCGAGGAGATCGACCGCGGGACGAAGGCCATCTACGAAGCGACCTTCTCCTATAACGACGTCTTCGTGAAGGCGGACATCATCGTCCGGAACCGCGGCTACTGGGACCTGTACGAAGTGAAGAGCTCCACCTCCGTGAAGGAGCATTACTGGGACGACGTCGCGGTCCAGTATTACGTCCTCTCCGGGTGCGGGCTCCCCATCAACAAGGCGTATCTTGTGCACATCAACAACAGCTACGTGCGGGACGGGGACATTGTCCCGGAGGAGCTGTTCGTCCTCCAGGACATCACCGGAATCGTGAAGGAGAAGCAGGCGTCCATCCCCGACACGCTTGCCGAGATGCGGGCGATGCTGCGGGGCAAGATGCCGGAGATCGACATCGGGCCCCACTGCAGTGACCCGTACGATTGCGACTTCATGGACTTCTGCTGGCAGCACGTGCCCGAGGATTCCGTCTTCTCCCTGCGGGGGCGTGGGATCGATCAGTGGGAGCTGTACCGCCAAGGGGTCATCAAGCTGGAGGATGTCCCGCTCGATTCGCTGAACCTGATGCAGAGAATGCAGGCCGAGTATTTCTTGGACAGGAAGTCGCACGCGGATCCCGCCAAGATCAGGGAGTTCCTCAAGAAAGTCTGGTATCCGGTCTGCTTCCTCGACTTCGAGACGTTCGGCTCGGGCATCCCGCTGTTCGACGGGACCCGGCCGTACCAGCAGGTGCCGTTCCAATACTCCCTGCACCGCATCGACGCGGAAGGGGGGGGATTAAGGCACTTCGAATACCTTGCGCAGCCCGGCGTGGACCCCCGGAAAGAGATTGCGGAAAAGTTGGTGGGCGAGATCCCCTTCGGTGCGTGCGTGATCGCTTACAGCATGGGTTTCGAGAAACGGGTGCTGAGGGAGTTGGGGGAATCTCTTCCGACGCTCCGGAAGCGCCTGAACGCGTTCACCGAGGGGATGATCGACCTGATGGAGCCGTTCAAGCGGCGGGACATCTACCACTGGCGGATGAACGGATCGTACTCCCTGAAATCCGTCCTGCCGGTCCTCGTGCCGGAGATGACGTACGAAGATTTGGAGATCAGCGACGGGGCGATGGCGTCGGAGGCATACTTCGGCATGGAAACCATCGCGGACCCTGCGGAGCTATCCAGGCTGCGCGCGGCATTACTGCAATACTGCAAACAGGACACCTTGGGGCTCGTCCGTCTGCTGGAGAAGATGCGGGCCATGGAGGCGGCGGATGCCAAAGGGTAG
- a CDS encoding DUF1499 domain-containing protein, producing the protein MTRNGKATATLGFVLSAIAITAAMGAGAGTRLALWDFRQGFRILNWAAYFGIAGTVLSLVGAILGRPGKGRRGFLLAVAGVVLGALAFGVPGNSYRIAKRVPMIHDITTDTENPPIFVSVLALRKDAPNSAIYGGPEIAAQQHAAYPDIRPLVSDIPPEQTYERARSVARQMCWKIVDENQAEGRIEATATTRWFGFKDDVVIRIVPTADNGSRVDIRSVSRVGRSDVGTNARRIRAFLKKFAEGSKTGG; encoded by the coding sequence ATGACTCGGAACGGGAAAGCGACGGCCACGCTGGGTTTCGTCCTCTCGGCGATCGCAATAACGGCCGCAATGGGGGCAGGCGCCGGAACGCGCCTTGCGTTGTGGGATTTCCGGCAGGGATTCAGGATCCTGAACTGGGCCGCCTATTTCGGGATTGCGGGAACGGTGCTGTCCCTCGTGGGAGCGATCCTGGGACGTCCGGGAAAAGGACGGCGCGGATTCCTGCTGGCCGTTGCGGGGGTCGTCCTTGGAGCGCTCGCGTTCGGGGTGCCGGGGAACTCGTACCGGATCGCGAAACGGGTCCCGATGATCCACGACATCACGACGGACACGGAGAACCCGCCCATATTCGTATCCGTTCTTGCGCTCCGGAAGGACGCACCGAATTCCGCGATCTACGGCGGGCCGGAGATCGCGGCGCAGCAGCACGCTGCCTATCCTGACATCCGCCCGCTCGTTTCAGATATTCCGCCGGAACAGACATATGAACGTGCCCGCTCCGTTGCAAGGCAGATGTGTTGGAAAATCGTGGACGAAAACCAGGCGGAGGGACGGATCGAGGCGACAGCCACCACCCGGTGGTTCGGCTTCAAGGATGACGTCGTCATCCGCATCGTCCCGACCGCGGACAACGGGAGCCGTGTCGACATCCGCTCGGTCTCCCGCGTGGGACGAAGCGACGTGGGCACAAACGCCCGCCGGATACGGGCTTTCCTGAAGAAGTTCGCCGAGGGGTCGAAGACGGGCGGATAG